DNA from Pecten maximus chromosome 18, xPecMax1.1, whole genome shotgun sequence:
TGTCTGATATGAAAGTGTAACAGAGGAGCATGTCGCCATTCTGATGGTGTTGGTCGGATAATACAGGATGTCGTCAAAGTCAGTGGTCCGTAAAGTCAGGTTAAATTGTATATGTTAAACAGGGTAAATAACgacaaattaaacaaaacttCTAGTTCTTACACCCCCACCcccatttacaaaaaaaatcaaattggaCACGTTTTGATCAATTTAAAGATCGATTTTTATGAACAAAAACATTGAAGTGacgaaatatttattttatattgttatgaATTCAAATTAAGTATTGAGCTTAAATCGGAGATGTTAAGTCTAAAGCGCTACAAATATCTCGTAAGGATTACGTTTTAATGCTGCATTTGCCCCCAGCCAGTACTCGTAACATCACCATAGTGATAGATAGGCAAATAGGCGAAACACCATGgatatatatttagttatcTTGATGAACAcgtcatatatattgtttgacatAGAACTAAGGTCATTGACTGACTTCACACAACAAGCATTTACCCACTTATGTACTTGTCTACTCAGCGAAATACTTAGCGATGAGGCTAAGATTGTGACTCGTGAAGTAGCTGAACATCTTTATTGTGACGTTCTGGTGCATTTCAATTAAAATGCACTGTTCGAGTGCAGACATAGTGTAAAATTGTGTCCCAttcgagtttttttttttttaataaaagatTTGTTTTGCTATTGTTTCTCTCCTTTTGTAAGAGTACGTACGcgaagaaaataataaaaaaaaaacaaaaaaacaacaaacccACTATACAATAAGGGTTTGTTTACGGGcttatatatatctgattacTGAAGTTAAACAAACATTCCTAtcttattactacattaccattGCTACGTCCAATGGGTGGTGTCTCCAGATTGTTACATATACGTGTGCTACGACAACACTGTCTTGAATATAAGCAACAGATCAgaatatacaattttattgcatttttgttagtataataaagaaattgatCAAACTTATATTCTCACACTGAAGCcatgagcagtgaaaatatattttgcagtgataatataactttttcatttttgaccTATCAGAGTGAAGCTTAGTATTTGCCTCATGGATACTTGGCAATTTTTCCAATCAAATTGAAGATAGATAAATGGGtcattttgctgtatttttgaAACAATAAGACTaggttttgacaaaatactcattGGACGTTAGGTTTTCACGcacatattctctgataacagCAGAATTGACCAGTCTTTTCAAAATGACGTGGAGTGACGTCACAAAGTGAAAGACGTCATGAAGTATGTTACTGATTCCGcacattttttcaatgttttttatttAGGTTTTTAGCATAAAAATGCAAGAAAAAGAATATTGAATGGTTTGctgttgaatataacatatatttaattcGTATGACAGACTATTTCGATATTTTCACTCGTGCTCCACTCTCTTGAAAATagcgatattctgtcatacccgtgaaaaatatcttatattCAACGagaaataatataatacactCTATGTGAAAAAttagataaataatatatatgtataaacagttgaaaattatatttaccCTCATAGCATTGACACTATTGACACGAGAATGAGAACGATTCATGACTTAGGTTTAATTTGGTCTGTCATTGAATAAATTcatacataaatcataacaaGAGTTCGGACAATTTGAGAATTCCATCTCTTTATCAAGACTCATTATATTGTGCAGAAGACACACAAGATGTTAGCACTATTTAATGCAAATTGGGAATTGGATACAGTAAAGCCAACATTAATTTAACTGCACCgtgcagctgtttcgtccttctaggattttTCAGTGATAATAGGGACACCATGCGACTCTTTCGTCCGCCTAGGACTCGTCGGTGGTGCGAGGAACGGGACATCATGCATCTGTTTCTTCCCTTTAGGACTCACAGTGgtgctagggacaccatacagctgtttcgttcttctatgactcgccagtgatgttagggtcatcatacaactgttcTGTCCTTCTTGtattcgtcagtgatgctagggtcATTACagagctgtttcatccttcttaTATTcgtcatacatcatacatctgtaTCGTTCTTTTATGACTCGCAGTTgtgctagggacaccatacagctgtatcgtcgTTCTAGAACTCATCAGTGATTCTAGGGAcaccatgcagctgtttcgtccttctatgactcatTTCCAAATTGATAGCCCGGAGAGGAAAAACAATCGGACACACCAGTATTTAAGGGAATACAGGTTTGACTTATGTTTTTTCTTGTTAAATACACTTTTCGTGTGAGTTATCATCCCTGAAATTCAGCCCTCTTTAGTTAGGGGAGGTAACGCGCCAATAAGGGAGCTAGGGATATAGTCCACAAGGCAGGCTACTGTCTCCTAGATGTCATTATGTTTGCTTATTCCTGATGTGTGCCGGGCTGCAATGTGGCAACGAGAAATCTTAATGAATTCGCCAAATATCCACGGATGAAAAGTGTAAAATTCTTGTCGTTGCCAAACAAGAAAAACATTAATATTCGGAAGAAGTGGACTTTGCTAATCATGACTGGCCCAAGAACAAAATTTCGCAAATTACTTCGTTTCTTTGTGAACGGGAGATCCACCAGACGAGTTTCGACCAAACGACGTTCTCCAACATCAACTCCAGTTTACCGTCACGTACTAAGGTGGTACTTAGGGAGCTTTTACACTGGCTCATTATTTAGTATTGTTTTGTGTACCGAATTTACAAGATATGTATATCGATATGTATTGTTTAGTTCACAGTACGTAAGATGTCTGTAACAGCATTTAAAAACTGAGATGTGTTACGCAAGTCTGAAACTCATCAAGCTACTATTTTTACGTTTACTAGTTTCATGCATCATGTTTTCACAGCATATACATTGTTTTGACCATAGCAAGAGGAAAATCGGAAGTGTAATTCTTCTCCTTTAAAAACAACTTGTAATCAGTTGTATAACGAGATTAATACTTTTCACATACAGATGAACAAATCACATTTAAATACagaatatgattttttattttccagaaTAAGATAACAAACCAAATAATCAGTCCTATCGATATAGAGAGAGGatttttgtgtttaaaattcatGTAAAGTACGATATTGTTTTAAACCAAATACTCTGTGGTTTATTatgcattacatatatatatattgtattccaTGGGGGTATCGGAAGATCAATTATTATTTTgagtaaaacaatatattatttgttttgttagaaGAAAACATTCACCATTCTGAAATATAACATGAATAAAAGGGcattaaataattttcaaatgacacgTTTTAAATCAAATGTGTAAATCAAAACTTTATAAAATTTAacatattaattgataattatatgAAAAGATATTTACCAGGAAATTTCCTTTTCATTATAAATCAATCGGTCTCCACATGAAGCACATATCTTTCTGCACCAAAAGTATTCTCGCGAAAGAATCACGCCACCTTGCGGTATTAGTAGTCAATTGCTTTATCAGGCAAATAGATGTTGATATCAAAGTACTGTTACAACTATCTATCAGCCTTGTGATTGGTCCGATTGTAACCAATCAAACAGCTAGGCTTGAACCTTTGGTTCCATCATTAAAATAACAGGAGGGAGGAGAGGAGAGACCATTTCTCCTTACACTGTTCAGGTAAAATCACACATGCattaatatttttgatatcaTTAAAACCATTTTAGTTAGAATTGTAACAAAAATTGCTATACGTGCGAGACagcattgtttttttgttgaaaacCAAGTTCTGTAAACGTCCATCTTTAGCGGTATTTTACACTTAAAGGATTCCGCTGAATTATATTCGCATCAATATGTTTAATGGCCTCAATTCCAAAGAACTAATGCATGATGAATTTGTATCAATGACATTTGTATGattcatataattataaaactGTACATTCATAATGAATGAGAGTTTTCTCCCTTTACCTATGATTGCAGAATACATTGTTTGCAAATAGGACTTACATAGTCTTAGTCAGAAGTGCAATCAATTTACCATGCATCAAGCCCCCATATTTTATGTTgcatttgaaattgaaatattttttgatttATTCATGCGATAAAATTTGAGCTCGCGTAAATAAATACATTAGCAGTAATGTATACAGGAATACAATTTAGTCATAGATCAGCCGTTCAGGCCTCCTCTAGTCCATTTGTTTATCGGCATGGTCTGCTTGTTTTTGTCTTTAGAGTATGACACGGACACTTGCGATTTATTTCTCTTTCCACCCGGATAAAAGTCATCTACTTTGATTTTACCAAATATATGTTTCATAGCCTTGCGTGGACGAACGTTGGCGGATTCCGACGGAAGAATTCCTATGTTATCAGGACCACCAGGTAGTGCATTTTTTTGATGTGGCCGaagtttaaaataagaaaacacATGAGGTTTACTTATTCTATCAGCAGCGAACTTTTCATCGACCTCATCCATCTTTTTCAATTTCTCTAGGCTCCTTGCCGCTATTGCGCGATAGTAAGCATCCCGATGAATGTTCGGATCAACCCGTGGATGCACTTTCGGAGGGAAGTCATCGAATTCTTCCTCGTCTGAGTAGTCGGACTGTTCCGTCCAACCCTCGCGATTATAGACAAAGTCTTGATATGCCTTATCGTACTTTTTGTAGTCCTCGTCGGTAACCGTCTTACTACGCAACCTATCCACGTGCTTTTCCGCGTGCGTACCATCCTTATCGTCCTCGAAACGCACGTGCAGGACCCGTTGCCTTGACTGACGTAAGGGGTGTGTCGCTGAGAGGACGTTTCCTTGACATGTCAGAATCGTCTGACTTTGTGGTCATTCTCGACATTCTACGTGTGAAACTGAGTTTCCGTTTTATATCCGTCTTAACATCTTGTGAACTAAGTGCCTTGGTTTTACGCACGTTCTTTCCACATTTGGGACATTTCCCGTGACGGGACCCCGAACGCGCGTATGTGCACCAATTCTCGTGCCCGCCTATTGCAGCACATTCGTCACATTTCAGTGTGACAAGATCAGTATCAGTACACTCACACCAATGCTCCGGTGATCCGATTTTCTGTATAGTCATTGATGGCGGATTCTCATGAAGAGATCTCCTCCGGTCACCGAACGACACTTCCATTCCCCCAGATGACACGTCCGGTGCAGCAGATGACATTTCAGTCATACCGGAATTCAACTTTGAATTATCACGAGAAGGCGCcatttctagtccttcattcgGAAGAGACGAAAATTCGTCTCTGTGATTGTATTTCAATACACCCTCTTCATCTTCATCGTACTCGTCGTTATGTTGTGGTACGTCATCTATTTGAGACTTCAGGGGTTTCTCGATCTCCCTTTTAGTCTTCTTCTTCTTCACGACGTGACGAACCTTTGTTGAACGCCCGGGTGACGTTGACGAGGGGTCATGTTTGTACTCGTCATGATATGAGGTCATATTCCTACCATTAGAGAGGGAGGGCAAATGGGGAACTTTAAAATCGTCGTCGGAAAGATAAGTATGTATCTCATCGTTGTATGAACCGGCCTCTGCAAATGTTTTATCACTGGCATGTAAGATATGTTTGCCATTTTCTGGACTGTCCTTATCAAACACCGGAGGAAGCCTATATCGGTCGTCTTCGTAGTAATCATAATCATTGTCATCCACACCATTCAGGACAGCTGTATCAAAATACTTTTTGCTGTACTTTTGGTCCGGTGACGGGGAGTTCTTGTTCTTGATGGTAACACTAACACTTAGGTTTACGTTTTGGTTACCAGGCGGTTGACCCGGAGACTTGTTCGCGAGATGTTCTAGTGGGAGTACCGGGATATCGATATCCTTATCATCTTCAATAAATGTTGGATATGGTGGGCCGAGGTGGTTGCATGTGTTCACAGTAAGAAAAGAAACCTTTGGAAAAGAGGTATCCGTTTGGAACCTTATGTCGCCCATTTGGATCAAGCCGACTGCAGACATAGCAGAAGCCTGGAGGGAGAGGCCGACGCCGTAGCTGTAAGataaacaaatatgtttttaaatgaattcTTTTAagatttaacattaaataataacgtgcatttttttaatatgaCTTAATCAACATAATTTAATTACAGTATGAAATGCACCACATGatcaaatgaaaatgatatcGATGTTATTAGGT
Protein-coding regions in this window:
- the LOC117316747 gene encoding LOW QUALITY PROTEIN: uncharacterized protein LOC117316747 (The sequence of the model RefSeq protein was modified relative to this genomic sequence to represent the inferred CDS: deleted 2 bases in 2 codons), with product MAVSVSLDLRDIRKTQSRVKCLIQVKEVNNVQQYPLRRRPLPPGFCYVCSRLDPNGRHKVPNGYLFSKGFFSYCEHMQPPRPPYPTFIEDDKDIDIPVLPLEHLANKSPGQPPGNQNVNLSVSVTIKNKNSPSPDQKYSKKYFDTAVLNGVDDNDYDYYEDDRYRLPPVFDKDSPENGKHILHASDKTFAEAGSYNDEIHTYLSDDDFKVPHLPSLSNGRNMTSYHDEYKHDPSSTSPGRSTKVRHVVKKKKTKREIEKPLKSQIDDVPQHNDEYDEDEEGVLKYNHRDEFSSLPNEGLEMAPSRDNSKLNSGMTEMSSAAPDVSSGGMEVSFGDRRRSLHENPPSMTIQKIGSPEHWCECTDTDLVTLKCDECAAIGGHENWCTYARSGSRHGKCPKCGKNVRKTKALSSQDVKTDIKRKLSFTRRMSRMTTKSDDLTCQGNVLSATHPLRQSRQRVLHVRFEDDKDGTHAEKHVDRLRSKTVTDEDYKKYDKAYQDFVYNREGWTEQSDYSDEEEFDDFPPKVHPRVDPNIHRDAYYRAIAARSLEKLKKMDEVDEKFAADRISKPHVFSYFKLRPHQKNALPGGPDNIGILPSESANVRPRKAMKHIFGKIKVDDFYPGGKRNKSQVSVSYSKDKNKQTMPINKWTRGGLNG